In one Chryseobacterium camelliae genomic region, the following are encoded:
- a CDS encoding sugar phosphate nucleotidyltransferase, whose protein sequence is MKIIVPMAGRGSRLRPHTLTVPKPLIPIAGKPIVQRLVEDIAKVAGEKIEEVAFIIGDFGPEIEKSLLQIAEKLGAKGSIYHQLDPLGTAHSLKCAEASMTGNVVVAYADTLFRADFQLDKNADGVIWVKSVEDPSAFGVVKLDNYGFITDFVEKPTTFVSDLAIIGIYYFNSAEKLMNEINYIMDNDIKNGGEYQLTTALENLRAKGAKFTLGKVNDWMDCGNKNATVETNSKILEYEKEEMSHFPASAQIENSLIIQPCFIGENVKISNSKVGPGVSLGNNTVVVNSNIENSLIQENTRINHGNLSNSMIGNSAQYFGVAREISLGDYSVLDFLSK, encoded by the coding sequence ATGAAAATTATTGTTCCAATGGCTGGGCGTGGTTCCAGATTGCGTCCACATACATTAACAGTTCCAAAACCTCTTATTCCTATCGCAGGAAAACCGATTGTACAAAGATTGGTAGAGGATATTGCTAAAGTAGCGGGAGAAAAAATTGAAGAAGTAGCTTTTATCATCGGAGATTTTGGTCCTGAGATTGAAAAATCTCTGTTACAAATTGCAGAAAAACTAGGAGCAAAAGGAAGCATATATCACCAGCTGGATCCGTTGGGAACAGCACATTCTTTAAAATGTGCCGAAGCATCTATGACAGGAAATGTTGTTGTCGCATATGCAGACACGCTTTTCCGTGCAGATTTTCAATTAGATAAAAATGCGGATGGCGTGATCTGGGTAAAAAGTGTAGAGGATCCTTCTGCTTTTGGGGTTGTAAAATTAGATAACTATGGATTTATTACAGATTTTGTAGAAAAACCGACAACCTTCGTTTCAGACCTGGCTATTATTGGTATCTATTATTTCAACAGTGCCGAAAAACTGATGAATGAAATTAATTATATCATGGATAATGATATTAAAAACGGCGGGGAATATCAATTAACAACAGCATTGGAAAACCTGAGAGCCAAAGGTGCAAAGTTTACATTAGGAAAAGTAAATGACTGGATGGATTGCGGAAACAAAAATGCTACGGTAGAAACCAACAGCAAAATTTTAGAATACGAAAAAGAAGAAATGTCTCATTTTCCGGCTTCTGCACAGATAGAGAATTCTTTGATTATTCAGCCATGTTTTATTGGTGAAAATGTAAAAATTTCAAACTCTAAAGTGGGTCCTGGAGTTTCTTTAGGAAACAATACGGTTGTAGTCAATTCCAACATCGAAAATTCATTGATTCAGGAGAACACCAGAATTAATCATGGTAATCTTTCCAATTCGATGATCGGAAATTCAGCTCAGTATTTCGGGGTTGCGAGAGAAATTTCACTAGGAGATTATTCCGTACTGGATTTTTTGTCTAAATAA
- a CDS encoding lipopolysaccharide biosynthesis protein, with product MYKKLFGQTAVYGLSSVLVRIFPFLIAPIVTKAFGPSASSPFVDWYSIAGVITVFLTHGMETSFFRFAQEGDIDKKTLISTCALSILGTGFIYLLLGYVFRQDLANAFETPDQVNYLVIFLFILSFDAFSTIPSAVLRLEGKPVQYMLSKVIGSLAYYFLVVFFIKWLPKYPDGIFGLKYDPEIGVGYVFIANLVQSIITLAIVGKEFMNFSFRKFDFKLWKRIMNYSWPVMIAGLAGIINQTLDRQFLKYLLPKEEAKHQIGVYGAVYKIATFITVFRQAYQLGIEPYFFSSFKDKNNHKTYAVLMDIFVICNCLIYIGLMVNLQWISEKYLKNPLYYEGIEIIPFVMLGALFLGIYLNLSIWYKLSDQTRIGLYISLIGAAITIFINFTFIPKYGYWASAFAALITYSSMMIISYIWGKIQYPIHYNIKKISIYLILSIAISMISFYYFRDNYLIGNGLFLLFIAFLVYNERTMINKILRRA from the coding sequence TTGTATAAGAAACTATTCGGACAAACCGCTGTATATGGACTAAGTTCTGTATTGGTAAGAATCTTTCCATTTCTTATTGCCCCAATCGTAACCAAAGCTTTCGGGCCTTCTGCCTCTTCACCTTTTGTGGACTGGTATTCAATTGCCGGAGTGATTACCGTTTTCCTGACTCACGGAATGGAAACTTCTTTTTTCCGTTTTGCGCAGGAAGGAGATATCGACAAGAAAACATTGATTTCAACATGTGCTTTAAGTATTTTAGGGACAGGTTTTATTTATCTTCTTCTAGGATATGTTTTCCGACAGGATCTTGCCAATGCTTTTGAAACTCCGGATCAGGTTAATTATCTGGTGATTTTCCTTTTTATTTTATCTTTTGATGCTTTTTCGACTATTCCTTCTGCGGTTTTACGACTGGAGGGGAAACCTGTTCAGTATATGCTATCAAAAGTAATCGGATCGTTGGCTTATTATTTTTTGGTAGTATTTTTCATCAAATGGCTTCCAAAATATCCGGACGGAATCTTCGGCTTGAAATATGACCCGGAAATTGGGGTCGGCTATGTTTTTATTGCCAATTTGGTACAAAGTATTATTACATTAGCGATAGTCGGGAAAGAATTTATGAATTTCAGTTTCCGTAAGTTTGATTTTAAGCTATGGAAAAGAATCATGAATTATTCCTGGCCGGTAATGATTGCAGGTCTTGCCGGAATTATCAATCAGACACTGGACAGACAGTTTTTAAAATATCTGCTTCCGAAAGAAGAAGCCAAACACCAAATCGGAGTGTATGGTGCGGTTTATAAGATTGCAACTTTCATTACCGTATTCAGACAAGCATACCAGCTGGGAATTGAGCCCTACTTTTTCTCGAGCTTTAAAGACAAAAACAATCATAAAACGTATGCCGTTTTAATGGATATTTTTGTGATCTGCAACTGCTTAATTTACATTGGATTGATGGTTAACCTACAATGGATTTCAGAAAAATATCTGAAAAATCCTCTTTATTATGAAGGGATAGAAATCATTCCTTTTGTAATGCTGGGTGCTTTATTTCTGGGAATCTACCTTAATCTTTCTATCTGGTATAAATTGTCTGATCAGACGAGAATAGGCTTATACATCTCATTAATTGGGGCTGCCATTACGATTTTCATCAATTTTACATTTATTCCAAAGTACGGATATTGGGCAAGTGCGTTCGCCGCATTAATTACCTATTCCAGCATGATGATAATTTCTTACATTTGGGGAAAAATACAATATCCTATACATTATAACATAAAGAAAATCTCTATTTACCTGATCTTATCAATTGCGATCTCTATGATATCTTTTTATTATTTTAGAGACAATTATTTAATAGGAAACGGCTTATTTCTTTTATTCATAGCATTCCTTGTTTATAATGAAAGAACAATGATTAATAAGATACTCAGAAGAGCATAA
- a CDS encoding dihydroorotase, with protein MKILIKNAQIVNEGKIVTSDILIENALISKIDPSISEEADQIIDASGKYLLPGVIDDQVHFREPGLTHKGDIESESRAAIAGGTTSFIEQPNTVPNAVTQELLADKYAIASQKSFANYGFMMGGTNDNLDEVLKTNPRNVPGIKLFLGSSTGNMLVDNPETLENIFSNTKMLIAVHCEDEATIRANTQKYLDEYGEDIPVKFHHLIRSEEACYKSSSKAIELAKKTGARLHVFHLSTAIETDLFSNDIPLKDKKITAEVCVHHLTFTNEDYETRGGLIKWNPAVKTQKDKDGLWEALLDNRIDVIATDHAPHTWEEKQNVYTKCPSGAPLVQHSLVVMLENYKEGKISLERIVEKMAHNPAILFRIEKRGFIREGYKADLVLVDLNEDWTVEKGNILYKCGWSPLEGMNFHSKVTHTFVNGNLVYENGKINEEKFGERLLFEVE; from the coding sequence ATGAAAATTCTTATAAAAAATGCTCAAATCGTCAACGAAGGAAAAATTGTTACAAGTGATATTCTCATTGAAAACGCTTTGATTTCTAAAATAGATCCTTCTATTTCTGAAGAAGCAGACCAGATTATCGATGCATCGGGAAAATATCTTTTACCGGGAGTTATTGATGATCAGGTTCACTTTCGTGAGCCGGGTTTAACGCATAAAGGAGATATTGAAAGCGAATCCAGAGCTGCCATTGCAGGAGGAACAACCAGTTTTATAGAACAGCCGAATACTGTACCGAATGCAGTAACCCAGGAATTGCTGGCTGATAAATATGCAATCGCTTCCCAAAAATCTTTTGCCAATTACGGTTTTATGATGGGAGGTACGAATGATAACCTGGATGAGGTTTTAAAAACAAACCCTAGAAATGTTCCCGGAATTAAGTTATTTCTAGGTTCTTCTACCGGAAATATGCTGGTTGATAATCCGGAAACTCTGGAAAATATTTTCAGCAATACCAAAATGCTGATTGCCGTTCATTGCGAAGATGAAGCCACCATCAGAGCCAATACTCAAAAATATCTGGATGAATATGGCGAAGATATTCCTGTGAAATTTCATCATCTGATCAGAAGTGAGGAAGCTTGCTATAAATCTTCTTCAAAAGCAATTGAACTGGCAAAGAAAACAGGAGCCAGACTTCACGTTTTCCATTTGTCAACAGCTATTGAAACGGATCTTTTCAGCAATGATATTCCTTTAAAAGATAAAAAAATAACAGCTGAAGTTTGTGTTCATCACCTTACTTTTACGAATGAAGATTACGAAACCAGAGGAGGATTAATCAAATGGAATCCTGCCGTAAAAACTCAGAAAGATAAAGACGGACTTTGGGAAGCACTGCTTGACAACAGAATTGATGTAATCGCAACGGATCACGCTCCTCATACCTGGGAAGAAAAGCAGAATGTGTATACAAAATGTCCTTCCGGAGCACCATTGGTACAACATTCTTTGGTTGTGATGCTTGAAAATTATAAAGAAGGAAAAATTTCTTTGGAAAGAATCGTAGAAAAAATGGCTCATAATCCTGCGATTTTATTCAGGATTGAGAAGAGAGGTTTCATCAGAGAAGGATATAAAGCAGATTTGGTATTGGTAGATTTAAATGAAGACTGGACGGTAGAAAAGGGCAATATCCTTTACAAATGTGGTTGGAGTCCGTTGGAAGGGATGAATTTCCATTCTAAAGTTACCCATACTTTCGTCAATGGAAACCTGGTTTACGAAAACGGGAAAATTAATGAAGAAAAATTTGGCGAGCGTTTGCTTTTTGAAGTAGAATAA
- a CDS encoding FMN-dependent NADH-azoreductase: MKNILHIISSSRTSSSASRTLGNALEEKLQKAYPEHAITTLDLLKTPFPHLGEEQVDAWFIPAENRTPEQNEAVKRSDDAIAQLLASDIIVISVPIYNFGIPSALKAYIDHIARGGMTFQYSENGFEGLVKNKKAYIAVASGSVFSEGDYQSYDFVVPYLKSVLGFIGITDLSVFRAEGLGLPHLQETALAKGIESIVIA; this comes from the coding sequence ATGAAAAACATACTTCACATTATTTCAAGCTCAAGAACGAGCAGCTCCGCAAGCAGAACATTGGGAAATGCTCTCGAGGAAAAATTACAGAAAGCTTATCCTGAACACGCAATCACAACATTGGATTTATTGAAGACTCCGTTTCCTCATTTGGGAGAAGAGCAGGTTGATGCCTGGTTTATTCCTGCAGAAAACAGGACTCCGGAACAAAATGAAGCGGTGAAACGCTCTGATGATGCGATTGCACAATTACTGGCATCAGATATTATTGTCATTTCTGTTCCGATTTACAACTTCGGAATCCCGTCTGCTTTGAAAGCCTATATCGACCATATTGCCCGTGGCGGAATGACTTTCCAATATTCTGAAAATGGTTTTGAAGGATTGGTAAAAAACAAAAAGGCATACATCGCCGTTGCCAGTGGTTCCGTTTTTTCTGAAGGAGATTATCAGTCGTATGATTTTGTAGTTCCTTATCTGAAAAGTGTGTTGGGATTCATCGGAATTACCGATTTGAGTGTTTTCCGTGCAGAAGGCTTAGGGCTTCCTCATCTTCAGGAAACGGCTTTGGCAAAAGGAATTGAAAGTATCGTAATTGCTTAA
- a CDS encoding winged helix-turn-helix transcriptional regulator has protein sequence MESPINTFVETQEAPCRANCSENLSAVEDAIYVIGGKWKLKIIIVLQELGNVRFNELQRMISGISAKVLSNELKDLELNGFVKRVVHAEQTPVVVEYISTDYSRTLKTVIMSLSEWGRKHKNNIREDVF, from the coding sequence ATGGAAAGTCCAATCAATACTTTTGTTGAAACTCAGGAAGCTCCTTGTAGAGCAAATTGTAGCGAAAATCTTTCGGCTGTAGAAGATGCAATTTATGTAATCGGAGGGAAATGGAAGCTGAAAATCATTATTGTTTTACAGGAACTGGGAAATGTTCGTTTTAATGAATTACAGAGAATGATATCCGGGATTTCAGCAAAGGTTTTATCAAACGAATTAAAAGATCTGGAACTTAATGGCTTTGTAAAACGAGTCGTACATGCGGAACAGACTCCTGTTGTGGTAGAGTATATTTCGACGGATTATAGCCGGACTTTAAAAACGGTGATCATGTCACTTTCTGAATGGGGAAGAAAGCATAAAAATAATATCAGAGAAGATGTATTTTAA
- a CDS encoding GH92 family glycosyl hydrolase → MKKSGTPIFLFLLFFSLYGKAQTFEKLYQYVNPLIGTEKMGHTYPGATAPFGAVQLSPETDTISYELNGKYNGEVYKYCAGYRYEDKTIVGFSFTHFSGTGHSDLGDFLVMPTVGKLQLNPGTATNPENGYRSRFSHQNETAEAGYYKVKLDDSNILAELTATTRVGVHRYTFPKSDQAHIILDLMAGIYNYDGKNVWTYIRVENGNTITGYRQTNGWARTRTVYFAMKFSKPFKSYGQKNYDEKQVYKGFWRKFDQTKNFPEIAGKNLKMYFDFDTNENEAIEVKLAISPVSQTNALENLDKETANLSFDQVKAQTQQNWNKELNKIVIKGSETEKTNFYTAMYHTFINPTTYNDVNGEYKGLDQNIHKADGFTNYTTFSLWDTYRALHPFFNIIQPKRNGDMVKSMMAHYDQFSMKMLPIWSHYANDNWCMSGYHSVSVVADAIIKGNYDGDAKEALKACIATANKRDYEGIGQYFDLGYIPAEKNGTSVSNTLEYAYDDWAIAQLAKHLGETEIYNQFIKRSENWKNNFDKTTGFMRPRLSDGSFKKDFNALSTHGQGFIEGNSWNYTFFVPQTPDELIQLMGGKKKFASKLDELFSMHLPDEFFADTEDITREGIIGGYVHGNEPAHHVAYLYNWAGQPWKTQAQIRRILEMQYKATPDGLGGNDDAGQMSAWYILSSLGFYPVAPGSEDYAIGSPAIDHAVLHLENGKTFEIEAINQSPKNVYVQKILLNGKEIKNFTLKHSAIMNGGKLSFYMSPKPNK, encoded by the coding sequence ATGAAAAAATCAGGAACTCCTATTTTTCTATTTCTCTTGTTTTTTAGTTTATATGGTAAAGCTCAAACATTTGAAAAACTCTACCAATATGTAAATCCATTGATCGGGACTGAAAAAATGGGGCATACCTATCCCGGCGCAACGGCACCGTTTGGAGCTGTTCAGCTGAGCCCGGAAACAGATACCATCTCTTACGAGCTGAACGGAAAATATAACGGTGAAGTCTATAAATATTGTGCAGGGTATCGCTATGAAGATAAAACCATCGTAGGATTTAGTTTCACACACTTCAGCGGAACCGGACACTCTGATCTCGGAGATTTTTTGGTCATGCCAACCGTTGGAAAATTACAATTGAATCCGGGAACGGCAACGAACCCTGAAAACGGTTACAGAAGCAGATTTTCACATCAGAACGAAACCGCAGAAGCGGGATATTACAAAGTAAAACTGGATGATTCTAATATTTTGGCTGAACTAACGGCTACGACAAGAGTTGGAGTTCATCGCTACACTTTTCCCAAGTCTGACCAGGCTCACATCATTTTAGATTTAATGGCCGGAATTTATAATTACGACGGGAAAAACGTCTGGACTTATATTCGTGTAGAAAACGGAAATACCATTACCGGCTATCGACAAACCAACGGCTGGGCAAGAACAAGAACGGTTTATTTTGCCATGAAATTCTCAAAGCCGTTTAAATCTTACGGTCAGAAAAACTACGATGAGAAACAGGTTTACAAAGGATTTTGGAGAAAATTTGACCAGACAAAAAACTTTCCTGAGATCGCAGGCAAAAATCTGAAAATGTATTTTGACTTTGATACGAATGAGAATGAAGCCATTGAAGTTAAGCTGGCTATTTCACCTGTAAGCCAAACCAATGCGCTCGAAAACCTAGACAAAGAAACCGCAAATTTATCTTTTGACCAGGTAAAAGCACAAACACAGCAAAACTGGAATAAAGAATTAAACAAAATCGTCATTAAAGGTTCTGAAACAGAAAAAACAAATTTCTATACAGCTATGTATCATACGTTTATCAATCCGACAACCTATAATGATGTAAACGGAGAATATAAAGGTCTGGATCAAAATATTCACAAAGCAGACGGTTTCACCAATTATACCACTTTCTCACTTTGGGATACGTATCGTGCGCTTCATCCTTTCTTTAATATTATTCAGCCTAAAAGGAACGGAGATATGGTGAAATCGATGATGGCTCATTATGATCAGTTTTCTATGAAAATGTTGCCGATCTGGTCGCATTATGCCAATGACAACTGGTGTATGAGCGGTTATCACAGTGTAAGCGTGGTTGCAGATGCCATTATTAAAGGAAATTATGACGGTGATGCAAAAGAAGCATTGAAAGCCTGCATTGCAACTGCCAATAAAAGAGATTACGAAGGAATCGGGCAATATTTTGATTTGGGATATATTCCTGCAGAGAAAAACGGAACTTCAGTTTCCAATACCTTAGAATATGCTTATGACGATTGGGCAATTGCTCAATTAGCAAAACATCTGGGTGAAACTGAAATATATAATCAATTCATTAAACGTTCTGAAAACTGGAAAAACAATTTTGATAAAACAACAGGATTTATGCGTCCTCGTTTGTCAGATGGAAGTTTTAAGAAAGATTTTAATGCTTTAAGTACGCACGGACAAGGTTTTATAGAAGGAAACTCGTGGAATTACACCTTCTTCGTTCCTCAAACCCCGGATGAATTAATTCAGTTGATGGGCGGAAAGAAAAAATTTGCTTCAAAACTGGATGAATTGTTCAGCATGCATCTTCCCGACGAGTTTTTTGCAGATACGGAAGATATTACAAGAGAGGGAATCATCGGCGGCTATGTTCACGGAAATGAACCGGCTCACCACGTAGCATATCTTTACAATTGGGCGGGACAACCGTGGAAAACTCAGGCACAGATCCGAAGAATTTTAGAAATGCAATATAAAGCAACTCCTGATGGATTGGGAGGTAATGATGATGCAGGACAAATGAGTGCTTGGTATATTTTGAGCTCACTTGGTTTTTATCCTGTTGCTCCGGGTTCGGAAGATTATGCCATCGGAAGTCCGGCAATTGATCATGCAGTCTTACATTTAGAAAACGGAAAAACTTTTGAAATAGAAGCCATCAATCAGAGTCCGAAAAATGTATATGTTCAAAAAATCCTTTTGAATGGGAAGGAAATTAAAAACTTTACGCTGAAACATTCAGCAATAATGAATGGTGGAAAATTGAGCTTTTATATGAGTCCTAAACCGAATAAATAG
- a CDS encoding response regulator transcription factor: MEKSKILYAEDDKTIAFLIQDSLESYYDISCYADGKSAFEAFSNESFDICLLDIMMPEMNGFEVAQQIREKNSEIPIIFISAKALKEDRIKGLKIGADDYLVKPFSIEELILKIEVFLKRSKKTEPSPQKYKVGKFNFDPKNYTLQDQKSTISLTQRESELLLYFIRNKNTVLKRQDILKAVWGDDDYFMGRSLDVFISRLRKVFADDQHIIIENLHGIGFRFSEK, encoded by the coding sequence ATGGAAAAATCTAAAATTTTATATGCCGAAGACGACAAAACAATAGCTTTTCTGATTCAGGACAGCCTGGAAAGCTATTACGATATTTCCTGCTATGCCGACGGAAAATCTGCGTTTGAAGCATTCAGTAACGAAAGTTTTGACATTTGCCTTTTAGATATCATGATGCCCGAAATGAACGGCTTCGAAGTTGCCCAACAGATTCGTGAAAAAAACTCGGAAATTCCGATCATTTTTATTTCTGCAAAAGCTTTAAAGGAAGACCGAATTAAAGGATTGAAAATTGGCGCAGATGATTACCTCGTAAAACCTTTCAGTATTGAAGAGCTTATTTTAAAAATTGAAGTTTTCCTTAAACGTTCCAAAAAAACAGAACCTTCTCCGCAAAAATACAAAGTCGGAAAATTCAATTTCGACCCTAAAAATTATACTTTACAGGATCAGAAAAGCACAATATCACTTACTCAAAGAGAATCTGAACTGCTTTTATATTTCATCCGTAACAAAAATACGGTATTGAAAAGACAGGATATTTTAAAGGCCGTTTGGGGAGATGACGACTATTTTATGGGACGAAGCCTGGATGTTTTTATCTCAAGATTACGGAAGGTATTTGCAGACGATCAACATATTATCATCGAAAACTTACATGGAATCGGCTTCCGTTTCTCGGAAAAATAA
- a CDS encoding sensor histidine kinase, with amino-acid sequence MEIKRLNIIISLGFVAIIGILIAQLLWTRQAYNLENQKFNQKVNVALLEVVEKLSGGKTSFTENPVQNISNDYYVVNINNEFHPAVLEHYLKTEFTRFQINTNYVYALYNCHSDKMIYGKYISKNQESPNTKIQFPKHKNLVYYFSIRFPDKTTYLISSLRFWYLLTFALIIILLVYVYSIYTIIQQKKFSELQRDFINNMTHEFKTPLSSILLASEALRKQDLVKENPKLQTYTSIITDQCHKLNNHIEKILNIAKNDASGLSLKPQRIILLPFIQEIVDTIKQKNENLSVEIDIDNNISIIADEFHFTNIIYNILDNSIKYCETKPVITISSNKDSKGLYLKFKDNGMGIPAKNIPHIFDKFYRVNTKKSDEVTGFGLGLFYVKKIVQQHNWKISVENNPDQGITTTLFLPF; translated from the coding sequence ATGGAAATAAAAAGACTTAATATTATTATCAGCCTGGGGTTTGTTGCTATTATCGGAATTTTGATAGCACAGCTTCTATGGACCCGGCAAGCTTATAATCTCGAAAATCAAAAATTTAACCAAAAAGTAAATGTTGCATTACTCGAAGTTGTGGAAAAGCTGTCCGGAGGAAAAACCTCTTTCACGGAAAACCCGGTGCAGAATATTTCGAATGATTATTATGTGGTTAATATTAATAATGAGTTTCATCCTGCCGTTTTAGAGCACTATTTAAAAACAGAATTCACCCGTTTTCAGATCAATACCAATTACGTTTACGCTTTATACAATTGCCATAGCGATAAAATGATCTATGGAAAATATATATCCAAAAATCAGGAAAGTCCCAATACTAAAATACAATTTCCAAAACATAAGAATCTGGTGTATTATTTTTCTATCCGTTTTCCGGATAAAACAACCTATCTGATCAGTTCATTGCGCTTTTGGTATTTGCTTACATTTGCCTTAATTATTATTCTTTTGGTGTATGTGTACTCCATTTATACCATTATTCAGCAAAAAAAATTCTCCGAACTGCAAAGGGATTTCATCAATAATATGACCCATGAATTTAAGACTCCTCTTTCTTCAATACTTCTAGCTTCAGAAGCCTTAAGAAAACAGGATCTGGTGAAAGAAAATCCTAAGCTGCAAACATATACTTCCATCATCACCGATCAATGTCATAAACTTAACAATCACATCGAAAAAATACTGAATATTGCTAAAAATGATGCTTCCGGTTTATCTTTAAAACCTCAAAGAATAATTTTGCTCCCGTTTATTCAGGAAATTGTTGATACTATAAAACAAAAGAATGAAAATCTATCCGTTGAAATAGATATTGACAACAATATTTCCATCATTGCAGACGAATTTCACTTTACCAATATCATTTACAATATTTTAGACAACTCTATTAAATATTGTGAGACAAAACCGGTCATTACAATTTCCTCAAATAAAGATTCAAAAGGCTTATATTTAAAGTTTAAAGATAACGGAATGGGAATTCCGGCTAAAAACATTCCTCATATTTTTGATAAATTTTATCGGGTAAACACAAAGAAAAGTGATGAAGTGACCGGTTTTGGGCTAGGATTATTTTATGTAAAAAAGATTGTCCAGCAACACAACTGGAAAATTTCAGTTGAAAACAATCCGGATCAGGGAATTACCACCACCCTGTTTTTACCGTTTTAA
- a CDS encoding DUF1573 domain-containing protein, producing the protein MKNLKITAILAVLAFSPFYANVLPTDNSPVVKVLADAIKWKSESIELGNIPQGKPKVIRFEFTNTSKKPVIIENVAPSCGCTTADYTKTPILPGKKGFVEASYNAATAGPFMKTVNVTTSDSKTPKTLSFKGTVVAS; encoded by the coding sequence ATGAAAAATTTAAAAATTACAGCAATTTTAGCAGTTTTGGCATTTTCTCCATTTTATGCAAATGTACTTCCTACAGATAATTCTCCTGTCGTAAAAGTGCTTGCAGACGCAATTAAGTGGAAATCAGAATCAATCGAATTGGGAAATATTCCCCAAGGGAAACCAAAAGTAATCAGATTTGAATTTACCAATACATCAAAGAAACCTGTCATTATCGAAAATGTAGCGCCTTCATGTGGCTGTACAACAGCAGATTATACAAAAACTCCGATCCTTCCGGGGAAAAAAGGATTTGTAGAAGCTAGCTACAACGCCGCAACTGCAGGTCCGTTCATGAAAACGGTGAATGTTACCACCAGCGACAGTAAAACCCCAAAAACACTTTCATTCAAAGGAACGGTTGTTGCTTCATAA
- a CDS encoding SDR family oxidoreductase, giving the protein MNLYTQPMLREDALKDKVAIVTGGGSGLGKAMTKYFLQLGAKVVITSRNLEKLQGTAKELEEETGGRVLCVACDVRNWDEVEAMKEATLKEFGKIDILLNNAAGNFISPTERLTHSAFDSILDIVLKGTKNCTLSIGKHWIDSKTPGTVLNIVTTYSWTGSAYVVPSACAKAGVLAMTRSLAVEWAKYGIRFNAIAPGPFPTKGAWDRLLPGDLQEKFDMRKKVPLRRVGEHQELANLAAYLVSDYSAYMNGEVVTIDGGEWLQGAGEFNMLEDIPQEMWDALEAMIKAKKSN; this is encoded by the coding sequence ATGAATCTTTATACACAACCCATGTTGCGCGAAGACGCACTAAAAGATAAAGTAGCAATTGTTACAGGGGGAGGAAGCGGTCTTGGAAAAGCAATGACGAAATATTTCCTTCAGTTAGGAGCAAAAGTGGTGATCACTTCCAGAAATTTGGAAAAATTACAAGGAACCGCAAAAGAATTAGAAGAGGAAACGGGAGGCAGAGTTCTTTGTGTTGCCTGTGATGTGAGAAACTGGGATGAGGTAGAAGCAATGAAAGAAGCGACTTTAAAAGAATTCGGAAAGATTGATATTTTATTAAATAATGCGGCCGGAAATTTCATTTCGCCAACTGAAAGATTGACGCATTCAGCGTTCGATTCTATTTTAGATATTGTACTGAAAGGAACAAAAAACTGTACGTTATCCATCGGAAAACATTGGATTGATTCTAAAACTCCGGGAACGGTTTTAAATATTGTCACTACTTATTCATGGACGGGTTCTGCATACGTTGTGCCATCGGCTTGTGCAAAAGCTGGAGTTTTAGCCATGACAAGATCTTTGGCAGTTGAATGGGCGAAGTATGGAATCCGTTTCAATGCGATTGCACCGGGACCTTTCCCTACCAAAGGAGCTTGGGACAGGCTGCTTCCGGGAGATTTGCAGGAAAAGTTTGATATGAGGAAAAAAGTTCCTCTAAGAAGAGTGGGAGAACATCAGGAGTTGGCTAATCTTGCTGCATATCTGGTTTCTGATTATTCAGCGTATATGAATGGGGAAGTGGTCACCATTGACGGAGGCGAATGGCTGCAGGGAGCAGGTGAATTTAATATGCTGGAAGATATTCCGCAGGAAATGTGGGATGCATTGGAAGCAATGATTAAAGCTAAAAAATCAAATTGA